Proteins found in one Nostoc sp. NIES-3756 genomic segment:
- a CDS encoding biotin transporter BioY, with amino-acid sequence MIAASNQLLWSMIGLLLTIGGTFLEAYGITLPWNWSQNGIKTFSLGVSYQVGAVLLVGCLGGKNAGALSQIAYLVMGLTLHPVFSDGGGNIGYVKASQFGYLLGFIPGAWICGLLAFKARPKIETLTFSCICGLISVHLCGITYLLIRSFFNWQGTDGISLMQSLLIYSWWAIPGQLAVVCAVSVVAYVLRQLMFY; translated from the coding sequence ATGATTGCCGCCTCGAATCAACTACTTTGGTCTATGATTGGCTTACTCCTAACAATAGGTGGTACGTTCTTAGAAGCCTATGGCATTACCTTACCTTGGAATTGGAGTCAAAACGGAATTAAAACTTTTTCTTTAGGTGTCAGCTATCAAGTTGGTGCAGTGCTTTTAGTAGGTTGTTTAGGGGGCAAAAATGCTGGTGCGCTCTCACAAATTGCCTATTTAGTCATGGGTTTGACTCTGCACCCAGTTTTTTCTGATGGTGGCGGTAATATCGGTTATGTGAAAGCATCACAGTTTGGCTATCTGTTAGGCTTCATTCCTGGCGCTTGGATTTGTGGTTTGTTAGCCTTCAAAGCTAGACCAAAAATAGAAACTCTCACATTTAGTTGTATATGTGGCTTAATCAGCGTCCACCTATGCGGCATTACATATTTACTGATTAGGTCTTTTTTTAATTGGCAAGGTACAGACGGCATATCCTTGATGCAATCCCTACTCATATACTCTTGGTGGGCAATTCCTGGACAATTAGCTGTAGTATGTGCTGTGTCTGTAGTAGCATATGTGTTGCGACAATTAATGTTTTATTAG
- the lspA gene encoding signal peptidase II, with product MRFKNRLFWIAAFIAFFVDQLTKYWVVQTFSLGETLPLLPGVFHFTYVTNTGAAFSLFSGKVEWLRWLSLGVSLLLIGLALFGPILHRWDQLGYGLILGGAMGNGIDRFALGYVVDFLDFRLINFAVFNMADSFISIGIVCLLIASLQKPPTPNIRSR from the coding sequence ATGCGTTTCAAAAATCGCCTTTTCTGGATAGCTGCTTTTATTGCTTTTTTTGTAGATCAACTAACCAAATACTGGGTAGTGCAAACTTTTAGTTTAGGAGAGACACTACCACTGCTACCGGGGGTATTTCACTTTACCTATGTCACAAATACAGGTGCAGCTTTTAGTCTGTTTAGTGGCAAGGTAGAATGGCTACGCTGGTTGTCTTTAGGCGTAAGTCTCTTATTAATCGGGTTGGCATTATTTGGCCCCATTTTACATCGCTGGGATCAACTGGGATACGGTTTGATTCTTGGTGGCGCTATGGGTAACGGAATTGATCGGTTTGCTTTGGGATATGTAGTTGATTTCCTAGATTTTCGATTGATTAACTTTGCTGTTTTTAATATGGCTGATTCATTCATCAGTATTGGTATTGTTTGCTTACTAATTGCTTCCTTACAAAAACCGCCTACTCCTAATATCAGGTCTAGATAA
- a CDS encoding transglycosylase domain-containing protein: MNSPQPPQKPQTLLGKVTQAVNTIQAKVDFSKLALKPNAKVPELWVQDAGADKAEVYPLLGDRYILGRSSKSSDIVVRNPVVSQIHLSLSRDSSQRTPVFIIKDENSTNGIYRGKRRVNTLELRHGDILTLGPPELAASVRLQYVDPPPWYVKTATWAGYGVGGVSALLALVIGVEWLKFTVKPLPTASRAPVVVYARDGSTPLREPRTVSHVDMKRLDDFGPYLPKAVVASEDSRYNWHFGVDPLGILRAVLINTRSGDVQQGASTITQQVARSLFREYVGRQDSLGRKLREAIVSLKLEAFYSKDDILLMYLNRVFLGGDTSGFEDAAQYYFDKPAKQLTLAEAATLVGILPAPNAFDFCGSGPNKLEAADYRNRVIKRMLEMGQVTPEEANRARRSTVQVSPKVCEQQAKTIAPYFYNYVFQELESILGEGAAREGNYIIETQLDPTMQAQAETSLRNSVSTAGSTFGFSQGAMVTLDTRTGSILAMVGGTDYKTSQFNRAVQAQRQPGSTFKIFAYTQALLQGIPASRTYSCAPLSWQGFTYRPCRSGANGSFDIATGLALSENPIALRVAREVGLDKVVSMAQRLGIKSQLDPVPGLVLGQSVVNVLEMTGAFAAIGNRGVWNPPHAINRILDSSDCSDRNDLKTCRVIYSFDNDREANKRVLPQPVADQMTDLMQGVITRGTGRSAAIGLGEAGKTGTTDKNVDLWFIGFIPNRRLATGIWLGNDNNTPTSGSSAQAAQLWGNYMRRITR, translated from the coding sequence ATGAACTCCCCCCAACCTCCCCAAAAGCCACAAACGTTACTTGGTAAAGTGACTCAAGCAGTCAATACAATTCAAGCTAAGGTTGATTTTTCCAAGTTAGCGCTCAAGCCTAACGCTAAAGTGCCGGAACTCTGGGTGCAGGATGCGGGGGCGGATAAAGCTGAGGTGTATCCGCTACTGGGCGATCGCTATATTCTCGGTCGCAGTTCCAAATCCAGTGATATAGTTGTCCGTAACCCGGTAGTTAGCCAAATTCACCTGTCATTATCACGAGATTCTAGCCAGCGTACCCCAGTTTTCATTATCAAGGATGAAAACTCTACTAATGGCATCTATCGCGGTAAACGACGAGTTAACACCTTAGAACTGCGTCACGGCGATATTCTCACCTTGGGGCCGCCAGAATTAGCAGCTTCTGTGCGCCTACAATACGTTGATCCACCACCTTGGTATGTGAAAACTGCCACTTGGGCAGGCTATGGTGTTGGTGGTGTCAGTGCCTTATTAGCATTAGTTATCGGTGTAGAATGGCTAAAATTTACTGTTAAACCCTTACCTACAGCCAGTCGCGCTCCGGTAGTAGTTTATGCCCGTGATGGGAGTACACCCTTACGTGAGCCTCGCACAGTCTCTCACGTAGATATGAAGCGTCTAGATGACTTTGGCCCTTACTTACCAAAGGCAGTAGTAGCTTCTGAAGATAGCCGATATAATTGGCACTTTGGGGTAGACCCTCTAGGCATCTTGCGGGCTGTGTTAATTAATACTCGCAGTGGTGATGTGCAACAGGGAGCTAGTACTATCACCCAACAAGTCGCCCGGAGTTTGTTTCGTGAGTATGTGGGTAGACAGGACTCCTTGGGGCGGAAATTGCGCGAGGCGATCGTTTCTCTAAAGTTAGAAGCCTTTTACAGCAAAGATGATATTTTGCTGATGTATTTAAACAGGGTATTTTTGGGTGGAGATACCTCTGGCTTTGAAGATGCAGCACAGTATTATTTTGATAAGCCAGCCAAGCAATTAACTCTGGCAGAAGCAGCCACTCTAGTAGGCATTTTACCTGCTCCCAATGCCTTTGATTTCTGTGGAAGCGGGCCGAATAAATTAGAAGCCGCCGACTACCGCAACCGTGTGATTAAGCGAATGTTGGAAATGGGTCAGGTTACGCCAGAAGAAGCGAACCGAGCCAGAAGATCCACCGTGCAAGTTAGCCCCAAGGTTTGTGAACAACAAGCCAAGACAATTGCCCCCTATTTTTATAACTATGTTTTCCAAGAGTTGGAATCAATTTTAGGGGAAGGTGCGGCGAGAGAGGGTAATTACATCATTGAAACCCAACTTGACCCAACCATGCAGGCACAAGCGGAAACATCTTTGCGAAATTCAGTTAGCACGGCTGGTTCAACTTTTGGCTTTTCCCAAGGGGCAATGGTTACGCTGGATACCAGAACAGGTAGTATTTTGGCAATGGTAGGTGGGACTGATTATAAAACCAGTCAGTTTAATCGGGCTGTACAAGCCCAAAGACAACCAGGTTCTACCTTTAAAATTTTTGCCTATACCCAGGCTCTATTGCAGGGGATACCAGCATCAAGAACGTATTCTTGCGCCCCTTTATCTTGGCAAGGATTTACTTACAGGCCTTGCCGTTCTGGGGCTAATGGGAGTTTTGATATTGCCACAGGATTAGCTTTATCAGAAAACCCCATTGCTCTTAGAGTAGCCAGAGAAGTTGGGCTAGATAAGGTAGTATCAATGGCGCAGCGCTTGGGGATAAAGTCTCAACTTGACCCAGTACCGGGTTTAGTTTTGGGTCAAAGTGTAGTCAATGTATTGGAAATGACAGGGGCTTTTGCCGCAATTGGTAATCGTGGCGTGTGGAATCCTCCTCATGCCATTAATCGGATTTTAGATAGTAGTGATTGTAGCGATCGCAATGATTTAAAAACCTGTCGTGTCATCTATTCTTTTGATAACGACCGTGAAGCTAATAAAAGAGTTTTACCACAACCCGTAGCTGACCAGATGACTGATTTAATGCAGGGCGTAATTACCAGAGGTACAGGACGCAGTGCAGCCATTGGCTTAGGGGAAGCCGGGAAAACAGGTACAACCGATAAAAACGTTGATTTATGGTTTATTGGTTTTATTCCCAACCGCAGGTTAGCTACTGGTATTTGGCTAGGAAACGACAACAACACCCCCACCTCTGGTAGCAGCGCCCAAGCCGCGCAGTTGTGGGGAAATTATATGCGCAGAATTACGAGGTAA
- a CDS encoding DUF4335 domain-containing protein — protein MNIQRKYSLPNCTLLLEGLSDAARGAGFQELRPELSILVNAECYISGHNQPLAGGRGFFESLVRAVSGYAQEFLSSVPNPQAHNQDSEIVEIQKIDSNLHKLIVHSENAPEEFNTNANYNNQPIEVDLNTVQLFDLVEAVDQFFADTQTLPELSLELQPVTRRYGGASQAILKQAVPATIGVSSLAVAAIAFSLVPAPQIRVPEPKPQEQSNSATPTTNPTPASATAATPTPEATPSTTSAPIAEATPTATPAATTQPTVQDLEALLNTVPEITDPSQLRALNRQVWNQIEPAWNNRSAIKQNLIYRVGVAADGAIVGYKAVNQGANEGIESTPLPNLLYNIAGRRPSANEPIAQFKVVFTNNGVLEVSPWRGYVRTPEVIGAKITDTNTIKGLNQKLYNAVRQNWAGTPTFNKDLKYRVAVNKDGTIADYEPLNQVAFDNFRETPLPQMFQAVYGSNSAAPNSKEPLAHFQVVFQPSGKLEVTPWQGYR, from the coding sequence ATGAACATTCAACGAAAGTATAGTTTACCTAATTGTACGTTACTCTTAGAAGGATTAAGTGATGCGGCTAGAGGCGCAGGTTTTCAAGAACTGCGTCCTGAATTGTCAATTTTAGTCAACGCCGAATGTTATATATCTGGACATAATCAACCTTTGGCTGGGGGGCGAGGATTTTTTGAAAGCTTAGTTAGAGCAGTTAGTGGGTATGCTCAAGAATTTTTGAGTAGTGTGCCGAATCCCCAAGCACACAATCAAGATTCAGAAATAGTTGAAATTCAAAAAATTGACAGTAATCTTCATAAATTAATCGTACATTCCGAGAATGCACCAGAAGAATTTAATACAAACGCTAACTATAATAATCAACCGATAGAAGTAGACTTAAATACAGTACAGTTGTTTGATTTAGTAGAAGCTGTAGATCAGTTTTTTGCCGATACCCAAACCTTACCAGAGTTATCACTAGAATTACAACCAGTTACTAGACGTTATGGTGGCGCTAGTCAAGCTATCCTCAAACAAGCAGTACCAGCAACTATTGGTGTTTCTAGTTTAGCTGTAGCGGCGATCGCCTTTAGCCTTGTTCCTGCTCCACAGATACGTGTACCCGAACCAAAGCCACAGGAGCAAAGTAATTCCGCCACTCCCACAACTAATCCTACCCCTGCATCAGCAACCGCAGCCACACCTACACCAGAAGCTACCCCTAGCACCACATCCGCACCCATAGCAGAGGCTACCCCGACGGCCACACCAGCCGCCACTACCCAACCTACAGTTCAAGATTTAGAAGCACTGTTAAATACAGTTCCCGAAATCACCGATCCTTCCCAGCTACGGGCTTTAAATCGGCAAGTTTGGAACCAAATCGAGCCGGCTTGGAATAATCGCTCTGCAATCAAGCAGAATTTGATTTATCGTGTTGGTGTCGCGGCGGATGGCGCAATTGTGGGTTACAAAGCAGTCAATCAAGGAGCCAATGAAGGCATTGAATCAACACCTCTGCCTAACCTCCTTTACAATATTGCTGGTCGTCGTCCTAGTGCTAATGAACCCATCGCTCAATTTAAAGTAGTCTTTACTAACAATGGTGTATTAGAAGTTAGCCCTTGGCGGGGATATGTAAGAACACCAGAAGTAATTGGTGCAAAAATCACCGATACTAACACTATCAAAGGTTTAAACCAAAAGCTTTACAATGCAGTCCGGCAAAATTGGGCTGGTACTCCCACCTTTAATAAAGATTTGAAGTACCGCGTCGCCGTCAACAAAGACGGTACAATTGCTGACTATGAACCTCTAAATCAAGTAGCCTTTGACAATTTCCGGGAAACACCCTTACCCCAGATGTTTCAAGCGGTTTATGGTTCCAACTCAGCCGCACCTAACAGCAAAGAACCTCTAGCCCACTTCCAGGTAGTATTTCAACCCAGTGGTAAGTTAGAAGTAACTCCTTGGCAGGGATATAGATAA
- a CDS encoding DUF3038 domain-containing protein, with translation MNASASLTPFNSPTPPSLPMILDTLPDPAIAGQGCPARTRLQIDLILLAIEALELGGSEAILAFAQELDLKGIVKDRVNLWRMRSSNPIRRAHIRRPLSIMEAKALVVIACYIARRLTVVIRQMLMICQQLNDKQIPLEQNLRLSNYLERFRAHFKSRMNARRFGALALNSDEKLDELAINLLGQLLFCTGTAGMQRFWISLFDGEVE, from the coding sequence ATGAATGCTTCTGCTAGCTTAACGCCGTTTAATAGTCCAACACCCCCATCATTGCCGATGATTTTGGACACTTTACCAGACCCCGCGATCGCTGGACAGGGATGTCCGGCTAGAACCAGGTTGCAAATTGATTTAATTTTATTGGCAATTGAAGCATTAGAACTGGGTGGTTCTGAAGCGATATTGGCGTTTGCACAAGAATTGGATTTAAAGGGAATTGTCAAAGACCGGGTAAATTTGTGGCGGATGCGTTCCTCCAACCCAATTCGCCGAGCGCATATTCGCCGCCCTTTAAGCATTATGGAAGCAAAGGCTTTAGTCGTTATTGCTTGTTACATTGCGCGGCGTTTAACGGTAGTTATTCGCCAAATGTTGATGATTTGTCAACAACTCAATGATAAGCAAATTCCCTTAGAACAGAATTTACGCCTATCTAATTATTTAGAAAGATTTAGAGCGCATTTTAAGAGTAGAATGAATGCCCGGCGTTTTGGGGCATTAGCATTAAATTCTGATGAAAAATTAGACGAACTAGCAATAAATCTGTTAGGACAATTACTATTTTGTACTGGTACTGCTGGGATGCAGCGATTTTGGATCAGTCTATTTGACGGTGAAGTGGAATGA
- a CDS encoding adenine phosphoribosyltransferase, with amino-acid sequence MDLKSLIRDIPDFPKPGILFRDITTLLRDRQGLRYTIDLFADKCSEANFQIDYVLGMESRGFIFGTPLAYKLGAGFIPVRKKGKLPAAVHSVEYELEYGTDCLELHQDALNQDSRVLIVDDLIATGGTASATAKLVQQIGCELVGFGFIIELRDLQGRKLLPDVPIISLVEY; translated from the coding sequence ATGGATCTAAAATCTCTCATTCGTGACATCCCTGATTTTCCTAAGCCCGGAATTTTATTTCGAGATATCACTACTCTACTGCGCGATCGCCAAGGATTGCGATATACTATTGACTTATTTGCCGATAAATGCTCAGAAGCTAATTTCCAGATAGATTACGTTCTTGGTATGGAGTCAAGGGGGTTTATTTTTGGCACTCCCCTAGCTTATAAATTGGGTGCTGGTTTTATTCCTGTACGCAAAAAAGGTAAGTTACCAGCAGCAGTCCACTCAGTTGAATACGAATTAGAGTACGGCACTGACTGTTTAGAACTACATCAAGATGCTTTAAATCAAGACAGCAGAGTTTTAATTGTAGACGATTTAATTGCCACAGGTGGCACAGCCAGCGCCACAGCTAAGTTAGTACAGCAAATTGGCTGTGAATTAGTAGGATTTGGGTTTATTATCGAGCTACGGGATTTACAGGGGCGAAAACTTCTGCCTGATGTACCTATTATTTCCTTAGTGGAGTATTAA
- a CDS encoding ABC transporter permease: protein MTSTKINWENSWDWLIRLVTSETFIYIVKRILQALLTLFLASALSFFIMKLSPGDYIDTLRQNPKISPERIEELKRQFGLDKSWVEQYWLWLWRILTKGDFGTSFVYQRSVSSLLWERIPATLILAIASLIMTWAIAIPLGIVAAVKQNRATDRILQVISYTGQGFPSFITVLVLLVFAQVTSPLFPVGGMTSIDHADLSWFGKIIDVIWHMILPTIALSITSFAGLQRITRGELLDVLRQDYIQTARAKGLPENKVIYVHALRNAINPLITLLGFELAGLLGGAFIAEQFFNWPGLGRLTLQAVIAKDQYLVMASLVMSAVLLNVGNLLADLLLKVVDPRIRLE, encoded by the coding sequence GTGACATCTACAAAAATTAACTGGGAAAATAGTTGGGATTGGCTGATTCGGCTTGTCACCAGCGAAACATTTATTTACATAGTTAAGAGGATCTTACAAGCGCTGTTGACGTTGTTTTTAGCTTCGGCGCTGTCATTCTTTATTATGAAGTTGTCTCCTGGGGATTATATAGATACATTACGGCAAAATCCGAAAATTTCACCAGAACGTATTGAAGAACTAAAAAGACAGTTTGGTTTAGATAAATCCTGGGTGGAACAGTATTGGCTGTGGCTGTGGCGTATTCTCACCAAAGGAGATTTCGGCACTAGTTTTGTTTACCAACGCTCAGTATCGTCCTTATTGTGGGAGCGAATCCCCGCAACATTAATACTAGCGATCGCTTCTTTAATTATGACATGGGCGATCGCTATTCCCTTGGGTATCGTGGCGGCTGTCAAACAAAACCGAGCCACCGACCGAATTTTGCAAGTGATTAGCTATACAGGGCAAGGATTTCCCAGCTTTATCACCGTATTAGTTTTACTAGTATTTGCTCAAGTCACCTCACCTTTATTTCCAGTAGGGGGAATGACAAGCATTGATCACGCCGATTTATCTTGGTTCGGTAAAATTATTGATGTCATCTGGCACATGATTTTACCCACCATCGCCTTGAGTATCACTAGTTTTGCTGGGTTACAACGCATCACTCGGGGCGAATTACTAGACGTACTGCGACAAGATTACATCCAAACAGCACGCGCCAAAGGACTTCCAGAAAATAAAGTCATTTACGTTCATGCGCTACGCAACGCCATAAACCCCTTGATTACCCTGTTAGGCTTTGAGCTAGCAGGCTTATTAGGTGGTGCATTTATCGCCGAACAATTCTTCAACTGGCCAGGTTTAGGCAGATTAACCTTACAAGCTGTAATTGCCAAAGACCAATATTTAGTTATGGCCAGTCTAGTCATGAGTGCCGTTTTATTAAACGTAGGTAACTTACTAGCTGATCTATTACTCAAAGTAGTCGATCCACGTATCCGGTTGGAGTAA
- a CDS encoding MotA/TolQ/ExbB proton channel family protein, with product MTITNLLRTGGVVMWPLLGFSLLAVALIIERVIFWVKVTSKQNRVAQGVLKLYRLDDVVSALELLRRNADLPIARIFLAALELEEATPEEFRLALESEAQAEIPVLKRFQNIFDTIIGLSPLLGLLGTVLGLITSFASLNIGDVGGTKTAGVTAGISEALVSTATGLIVAIFTLFFANSFRGLYQRQIARIQEYGGQLELLYRRRYERKGKQG from the coding sequence ATGACTATTACTAATCTACTTAGAACTGGTGGCGTGGTGATGTGGCCACTGCTGGGGTTTTCTCTATTAGCAGTGGCACTAATTATAGAACGTGTGATTTTTTGGGTAAAAGTTACAAGTAAGCAAAACCGTGTAGCGCAGGGAGTTCTCAAGCTTTATCGCTTAGATGATGTGGTTAGCGCTTTAGAACTATTACGTCGAAATGCAGATTTACCTATTGCGCGGATTTTTCTGGCTGCTTTGGAGTTGGAGGAGGCAACACCAGAGGAATTTCGTTTAGCATTAGAAAGTGAAGCTCAAGCTGAAATACCTGTGCTTAAGCGTTTCCAAAATATTTTTGACACCATAATTGGTTTATCTCCCTTGTTAGGTTTGTTGGGTACTGTTTTGGGGTTAATTACTTCTTTTGCCTCTTTAAACATTGGTGATGTGGGAGGTACTAAAACTGCTGGTGTAACGGCTGGTATTAGCGAGGCTTTGGTTTCTACTGCAACTGGCTTAATTGTTGCTATTTTTACGCTGTTTTTTGCTAATAGTTTTCGGGGACTATATCAGCGTCAAATCGCCAGGATTCAAGAATATGGTGGACAGTTGGAATTACTCTACCGCCGTCGTTATGAGAGGAAGGGTAAACAGGGGTAA
- a CDS encoding glycogen debranching protein: protein MTIWVNEQIDPSGMIHACIACCNESQAKDCHESFQKNLTDNQKASGWVARLRTVDSWDEVPVNALKLN, encoded by the coding sequence ATGACTATTTGGGTAAATGAGCAGATTGATCCATCGGGAATGATTCATGCCTGTATTGCCTGTTGTAACGAGTCTCAGGCAAAAGATTGTCATGAGTCTTTTCAGAAAAACTTGACTGATAATCAAAAAGCATCGGGTTGGGTAGCACGTTTGCGGACAGTTGATTCTTGGGATGAAGTGCCTGTTAATGCTTTAAAACTCAATTAG
- a CDS encoding methylmalonic aciduria and homocystinuria type D protein, with translation MVNYPRVYAVEQNCPINLVGKKGQAVQISIHKPSQYICANRERILPDWQKEPLFWVVIVLQQAQYPLVKSTAEIEREKENLREKFMRFGCDLAFNLRDRGYLADLIDPRTGYPLLSRPGVIPHNDTAVVKALLNYPVLKNKCCVIVHPTWGTAVYPSIFLSAAPPMILEWEIKSIASMHGWQEVEEGSVISS, from the coding sequence GTGGTGAACTATCCCAGAGTATATGCTGTGGAACAAAACTGTCCCATTAATTTGGTTGGCAAAAAGGGGCAAGCTGTTCAAATTTCTATTCACAAACCAAGTCAGTATATCTGTGCCAACCGCGAACGGATATTACCGGACTGGCAAAAAGAACCTTTGTTTTGGGTGGTGATTGTTTTACAACAAGCACAATATCCTTTGGTAAAAAGTACGGCAGAAATTGAACGAGAGAAGGAAAATTTACGGGAAAAGTTTATGAGGTTTGGCTGCGATTTAGCTTTTAATTTACGCGATCGCGGTTACTTAGCAGACCTGATAGACCCCCGCACAGGATACCCTCTGCTTTCTCGTCCTGGGGTAATTCCCCATAACGATACAGCCGTAGTCAAAGCTTTACTTAATTACCCAGTCTTAAAAAATAAGTGTTGTGTCATAGTTCACCCTACTTGGGGAACTGCTGTTTATCCGAGTATTTTTCTCTCCGCCGCACCACCTATGATTTTAGAGTGGGAAATTAAAAGTATCGCATCTATGCACGGGTGGCAAGAAGTTGAGGAAGGGTCAGTAATTAGTAGCTAG
- a CDS encoding heme-dependent oxidative N-demethylase family protein — MEVQTVESCDDAAIYFPLMNGRYEVKPGMLSFGLDLGNGRADQEVFQIDNNYHNYRQAKLLARRERLSKYYQTCDYTKAVAGAIACLMIERLVQEHPQHFDWQQTPNTRKFHSYLTQETLYLNADWELQQVFTQSSPVCPTYVSTLDALAAQIQEDLSVICRRADGSNWLSAVHLCYPNHWSAEEKIGRDFAAIHAPVAGMEKINRRSDAIVDTMIAREPTVRFAWGLSTDTRLNHHPKAPPHISPSQWQGRKFDLQSPKLYLRIERQVIWGLPEYDTALFTIRTYFRDCSVVKQDSVLRSKLYAAIESMTAESLIYKGLAESRESILQWLISNS, encoded by the coding sequence ATGGAAGTTCAGACAGTTGAAAGCTGTGATGATGCTGCTATTTATTTTCCTCTGATGAATGGCAGGTATGAAGTTAAGCCAGGAATGCTATCTTTTGGTTTAGATTTGGGCAATGGTCGGGCTGATCAAGAGGTATTTCAAATTGATAATAATTATCATAATTACAGGCAAGCCAAACTTTTAGCCCGTAGGGAAAGGTTGAGTAAGTATTACCAGACTTGTGATTATACTAAGGCTGTAGCAGGAGCGATCGCTTGTTTAATGATTGAGCGTCTTGTACAAGAACACCCACAACATTTTGACTGGCAACAAACGCCTAACACAAGGAAATTCCACAGTTATTTAACTCAAGAAACTCTATACCTTAATGCTGACTGGGAGTTACAACAGGTTTTCACTCAAAGTAGTCCGGTATGCCCTACGTATGTTTCAACCCTTGACGCTTTAGCTGCACAGATACAAGAAGATTTAAGTGTAATTTGTCGTCGCGCTGATGGTAGCAATTGGCTGAGTGCAGTTCATCTGTGTTATCCCAACCATTGGTCAGCCGAGGAGAAAATAGGCAGAGATTTTGCGGCAATTCATGCACCTGTGGCTGGGATGGAAAAAATTAATCGCCGAAGTGATGCGATCGTCGATACGATGATTGCCAGAGAACCGACAGTGCGCTTTGCTTGGGGTTTGAGTACTGACACCCGCCTTAACCATCATCCCAAAGCACCACCTCATATATCACCTAGTCAGTGGCAAGGTAGAAAGTTTGATTTGCAATCACCTAAACTTTATCTGCGAATTGAACGTCAAGTCATTTGGGGTTTACCAGAGTATGACACTGCACTATTCACCATTCGCACTTACTTTCGTGATTGTAGTGTAGTTAAACAAGACTCAGTTTTACGCTCTAAGCTATATGCTGCAATTGAATCTATGACAGCAGAGTCACTGATTTACAAAGGCTTGGCAGAGAGTCGAGAAAGTATTTTGCAGTGGCTGATCAGTAATTCGTAA
- a CDS encoding potassium channel family protein: MYSTFEQKYERIQKELMAGAIALGGVFLIGTLWYKLIEGWSWEDAAYMTVITLATVGFGETHPLGSRGRLFTIALILLGVVNISYIVNRFTEAVIQGYFQQGIRLRQQRRLMASLSEHYIICGFSRTGRQIAKEFRAEGVPFVVIDSELDSVERAQNEGYVVYQGDATLDDTLLKVGIERAICLVAALPSDAENLYTVLSAKTLNPRIRAIARASTEEALQKLQRGGADAVISPYITGGKRMAAAALRPQVLDFVDGILTGADRQLYMEEFLLDPAFCPFVGQTLQRAKLRSQTGALVLAIRRLDGTLIGGPTGDTVLMPGDTLICMGTAEQLRNLNQLLGPIGSQQLRKPKNS, translated from the coding sequence TTGTATTCAACTTTTGAGCAAAAATACGAACGCATCCAAAAAGAGTTAATGGCCGGGGCGATCGCACTCGGTGGTGTTTTTCTCATTGGCACTTTGTGGTACAAGTTGATCGAAGGTTGGTCATGGGAAGATGCCGCTTACATGACCGTTATCACCTTAGCTACAGTAGGTTTTGGTGAAACCCACCCCCTTGGTAGTCGAGGACGTTTGTTTACTATTGCTCTAATTTTGTTGGGTGTAGTTAATATTAGTTACATTGTCAATAGATTTACGGAAGCAGTTATTCAGGGCTACTTTCAACAAGGTATACGCTTAAGGCAACAGAGGCGGTTAATGGCATCCTTATCAGAACACTATATAATCTGTGGATTTAGTCGGACTGGTCGTCAAATTGCTAAGGAATTTCGGGCAGAAGGTGTACCATTTGTTGTGATTGATTCAGAGCTAGACTCAGTAGAAAGGGCGCAGAATGAAGGATACGTTGTCTATCAAGGTGACGCAACTCTTGATGATACCTTGCTTAAAGTTGGCATTGAACGGGCTATTTGTTTAGTTGCTGCCCTCCCTTCAGATGCTGAAAATTTATACACTGTTTTATCAGCAAAAACTCTGAATCCTAGAATTAGAGCGATCGCCCGAGCCAGCACAGAAGAAGCGTTACAAAAATTACAACGTGGTGGGGCTGATGCCGTTATTTCCCCTTATATCACTGGTGGTAAACGCATGGCTGCGGCTGCCCTCAGACCACAAGTTTTAGACTTTGTAGATGGGATTCTCACAGGTGCAGACCGCCAACTGTACATGGAAGAATTTTTACTTGATCCCGCATTTTGCCCCTTCGTTGGTCAAACATTACAAAGAGCTAAATTGCGATCGCAAACTGGCGCATTAGTCCTCGCCATTCGTCGCCTTGATGGTACTCTCATCGGCGGGCCCACAGGCGACACAGTATTAATGCCAGGCGATACCCTCATTTGCATGGGAACAGCCGAACAACTACGCAACCTCAACCAACTCCTCGGCCCCATTGGTTCTCAGCAGTTGCGTAAACCTAAGAATAGTTAA